Within Lytechinus variegatus isolate NC3 chromosome 15, Lvar_3.0, whole genome shotgun sequence, the genomic segment gtaTGTTTTCTCAAGTGTCCTGCGTTTGGTTAAAAATGCACCTTTTGCACTCCGATCATATCTATACTCTTGTGTCAAACTGCAGTTAGAAGCAGACACTGCAAAAGCTTGGGAGTTAAACTGACACCAGCTATTGTTCCTCTTCATTATGGAATTAAAGGGAAACAGaatagtaaatataagaaatatacaatataaacagaattgttgaacttttggctccccataattttagcacagagttaagCCATGGCCTAAgtcaaacctgacttcagaatacaggcctctGTGTTTTGTGTTTTCATTATCACATGATTTATGTATGCAATTCCAGTTTTAATGTTTGAATGCATTGTACACGATGCCTAGAGAGAGGTAATCAGCATTGATGAAAAATGGCTTGAATGCTTTCCTGTGTTTTCCGTGCTTTGTGTTTTCAGTATCATGTGATTCATGTACGCGATAAATAGAAAATTGCTTGAATGAACCCCTAGGTGCACATTATGAAGGATACCTGGAAAATCTAATTTCGATTATGGTAGAACCTCGATGATTGATGATTTCTGTGATACAGTTCTGCTAGCCTCTCTCCCAAGTAGAATTGTTTCATCTTCCTTTTCGaagatttcaatttcattcgTTTTGGCCGACCATCAAGGAAATTGATTTTTGCACCTTTAAAAGTTATGTGAAAACATTTCCAGATTGTGAAAAGCCTTTTTCTGATGACTGAAAATGGTGGAATGGTACGAGTTGTATTTTACAATTAACAGTCTGAATTTTTCATAGTTTCCTGTCCactaatatttcaataaatgataGTCATATCTAAGAGTTTGTTATCTCCTGACTCTACCCCATTCTGTTCAATTCTTTTCTGAGTGATTTTTCAATTCTACCTACTTTCATTTATGTCTTGCCACATCCACATTTACAGGGAGTTTCTCCTTCAcattgcactgcaaaaactctggtgttgatatGACACCATCCAggaatctatatgtccacaccagagaagtatttaaagaacaccagtttggaatcaaaccgatgctgctttaatactaattggtgttgtataaacacctatctggtgttagaccaaaaggaacctggtgttgtttaactcttctctggtgtggacatatagagattccgggctggtgttaaatcaacaccagagtttttgcagtgtgcttTCCATAGTATTGTTGTAAATTGGATTTTCCTTGTGTAATAtttctctaaaaaaaatctagttAAAATGAtactatgttttattatttcaattcagTACATGTAGCATTTGAATATAAAGTGTATAATGAACTTATATTGCAAATTATATCTGCCAACTTGATCTTTAGtactctttcttcctctctgtACTTCTATCAGCTTTGActtactctctccctctctgctcATTGGCTAATTCTTTCCCGCCTTTTTTGCTCATTGGCTAATTCTTTCCCGCCTTTTTTGGAGTAGCAGTAATGCCAATTCATGTACCCCCTTTAGGGATGCTTTTGTACTATGATGTGCACCATTGCACTTTTATTGTTAGCTAGGGAGAGAGTCCAGTGACTCATGACACTGGCAGTAGCCAGGGGATTCCCACTGCTTGTTGTTGAGGAGGAGACTTGTCCCTACAGAAGGAAGTTTAATTTTGAAGTAGAGAAGACTTCTGCAAGGACTTCCCTTGATGTACAATTTTACTTTAGATGTTGAAGCAAAATGCAGAATTAGTGTCTGACCGAGGCTGTTTTCCTTTGGTGAATAAAAGAGTTCAATGAAACCGCAGCCCTCGTGAGTCGTGTCAGTGTTGTGGTCGTCGGCTCGAACCCTTTCAATGGTGTCAGAAGTGGGATCATCAGCAACAAGGGACCATCTGGTGCGGGCTCTGCAGATATCGGACTTAGAAGAAATCTTGAGAACTTACATTGTACGTGGTCTTATCCTGGTGTCATCGTGCACAACGTAAAATTGAAATGACTTTAGACTGGTTCTAAACAGCCTCGGTCAGACTGTATGTAATGGACAACATATgctttttttactgatttttgcAGTGATTGTATTGTGGTTTCGCTATTCTGTATGCAAAATTCTTTTTAtgttccaaattgaaatttagGATCATGGAAACCAGTTCGAGTTCATCATCAGCTACAACTGAGAGTATGGATGTTTTGTCCCAATTCTTCCGCCGTTCAATTGGATTACAGAGTATATTACAGAGCAACTTACCAAAATTCCGAGGGATGCCACATCATGCGGATGATATGTCCTTGTCAGAATGGCTTGAAGAATTTAATGGAGTAACTGCTAACCAAAATATGGAAATGAGTAGCAAAGCTCGACTGTTGCTAGATCACCTTTCAGGACCAGCACGAGAGGAAATAATGTGTCTCAGTGAATCAAAGAGAcaggattttgatgaaatagtAAGTCGTCTGAAATTGTGCTTTGGCTATCAGGAAACCACACAGACCCTCAGTAGTCAGTTTCATAATCGCATACAGAGAGATGGAGAATCACTTTGTGACTTCAGCCGTGCCCTGATTCGCACCTACAACAAGATGGAAAAAGCTGCCACTACACAAGCTCAAGGAGAAGCTTTAAGTCAGTTGAAAAACAAGACCTTAAGTGATCAATTTGTCAATGGTGCCCGGGAGGCTTGGGTGAGGAGAGAGTTGAGGCGAATACAGATGATGCATGAAATCGATGGATTTGCCAAGATTCGTGAGGAAGCCCTCAAACTCTTTCAGGAGACTGCCACCACTCAGAGGCCCAGAGTGCGAGAAGCAGATATTGAAGTTGGAAGGGCAGTCATGAAAGATTCCATGCTTGTGCAACAGGTAGTAGAACAACAGAAAGCTATAATGACGGAGTTGGAGCAACTTAGGGGAGAAGTCGCCAAGCTGAAAGGAGGAAAACCTCAGAGGAAGAGGACTGATGGACGATGCTTCAGCTGTGGCCATAAAGGACATCTACGACGTGACTGCCCCAACATACCCACCGGTTCCCCTGCACATGAATATAATTACTCTGCTGGCAACTGGCATCAGGAGAATCAAAGCTTCCCCACTTGGAGCACGGAATCAGGTACCATGCAGAATCATGGCAGTTTCAACAGGCCAACAGTCTTCCAGTCCTCATCACAAGGAGCTGCCAGTATTCCTCACCAACATATCGCATCCCAGGAGGAAAACTAGACCCCTCTGTTGTTGAGGGCCAAACGGCAGAGGACATTAGAAAGCAATATCATACAGAAGAGCCCATAGAAGGAACTGTAACCAATCCACAAACTGATATGTCATTTGGTGGTAATTCAGAGGATGTAAATGAATCCAGTGGGGCACAAGGCAGACAAACTTCAGTGGCAGAGGTTGTGCCAGCAATGGATGAGATAGTCGACACAGCTGATTTGATTTCCGAAAGCCCAGCTGTCATAGCAGAAGTTGCTGGTGTACCCATTGGCTGCATCCTCGACACTGGGGCAGAGGCGTCCATTATACCATCAGACGTGTTTCATCGACAGTTGGAAGCAGCGGTAGGAGAAGTGAGCCCATTTAATAAACCTTTGAAAATTGTCGGTGTGGGACCAACCAAAGTACCAGTGGAAGGCTTCATCCGAACCCATGTCTCTGTAAACGATCAAAAAGCTACAATAGGATTCCTAATCGTACAACGAGAGTCATGTGGGGAAAGACAAAGAGACTTCCCTATTCTGCTGGGATGCAATGCCCTTCGAGCACTATTTCCTTTGGAGAGAGCGAAAGGGGAATTTCAGATGGTGAAGGATTGCTTCGACATTGAGACTGCAGGTAGTGCACATGTACGAGAGGTTGTTACTGGGGCAACAAGAGTAGTTTTGCCTGCCAGGACGATACAACACATAGAGTGCGCAATGAGGCCTTTCCAAGGTGGGGAAGATCCTGAGTCAAGTGTCTGGCTTATCCAGGGTAACAGCCAGTTTGGAGATTCCCAGGTTGAAGTCATTGAAGGCTGTTGTGCTGAAAATGGGGACATGCATGTTCTACTGATGAATTCTGGAGACAGAGATTTCATAGTACCACCCCATTCAACTATTGCTTCTGCCAAACAAGTGGAAGAACATTGTGAAATTTGTCTACAAGCTAAAGATGACCAGTTAGAGGTTAATATCTGTGATGTATTGATTGCCAAGACAGAGCCGGGAGTTGATGACGACGGACATGAGCCAGAGCAAGCAATGGATACCAAGCCTCCCCGTCGGACAGCATCAGCATCACAGGAGAGATTCTCTTTCACTGATGGTACGGAAATACTGCTTCCTCAGGGCATCAGCCTAGATGGGATGGCTTATGAAGATGCATCTAGGATTGCTAAACTCCTACATGATCATGAAGCAGCATTCTCTAAAGATGAATTCGACCTGGGATGTTGTGATATAGTACCACATGAAATCAGAGTGACCTCTGACAAGCCAGTGCGTCTGCCCTATCGAAGGATAGCTCCTCATGTGACTTCAGAGGTTCGTGATCTATTACAAGACATGCTGGAACGTAAGATTATAAAGAGGTCAACTAGCCCCTATGCCAGTCCGATCGTTCTTGGGAGGAAGAAATCAGGGGCATTACGCTTATGTATTGATTATAGACAATTGAACAAATTAACAGTCAAAGACTCCTTTCCACTACCCAGAATAGACGAATCATTAGAAGTAATGAATGGAGCCAAATACTTCTCTTCCCTTGACTTGTCTCATGGATATTTCCAGATCACTATGCACACAGAATCGGTGCCCCTAACTGCTTTCCGTGTACCCTGGGGACTCTATGAATTTGAAAGAATGCCTCAGGGTCTATGCAACAGCCCAAGCACATTTCAGAGAGTAATGGAGGCAATTTTTGGTGAcatgaacttttcaaaagtcataCTCTACCTTGATGATGTTTTGGTCTTTTCCAGAACGTTTGAGGAGCACCTCGAAACACTCAGAGAAGTCTTTGACCGCCTAACAACACATGGCCTGAAGTTGAAAGGAGGAAAGTGCCAGCTCTTCAAGAAAGAAGTAGCCCACCTAGGGCACATTGTCACTGAGAAGGGTGTCATGGTAGACCCAAGCAAGGTATCAAGGATCAAGTCATGGCCTGTACCTCAAAACGGATCAGAATTATGCTCCTTCCTCGGTCTTGCTTCATATTACAGAAGGTTTGTCCCTGACTTCACCAGAATAACAGCACCACTCCATGCACTAACTGGACAGAAGTGtaagaaaaggagaaggaagacAGGGGACATCACTCCAGACACAAGCTTTGTGTGGACCAAAGAGGCCGAAGAGTCATTTCATGAGCTTAAGGAGAGACTGTCTTCAACACCAGTTCTTGCCTATCCCAAGTTTGGAGAAGAATTCATACTCGAGGTTGATGCATCTCTAAAGGGACTTGGTGCCTGCTTGTCGCAGAAAGATGACAATGGACATTTACACCCTATCTCGTTTGCAAGCCGTAGCCTACGTGGAGCCGAGAAGAATTATCCAGATTTCTCAAGCTTCAAGATAGAACTTCTTGCCCTTAAATGGGCAGTAGTCGAGAAGTTCAAAGGGTATTTGTTGGGTGCTAAGTGTATTGTATACACGGATAACAACCCTCTAGCCCACCTTCAAACTGCACAGTTGGGGGCCACTGAACAGAGGTGGGTAGCACAGTTGGCAGCCTTTCAGCTGGATATCCGATACCGTCCTGGAAAACTTAACAGATGTGCCGATGCACTCAGCAGGTGCCCTGGAAATGATGAAGGCGAGGTGAAGGAGATGATCGGAGCACTGACGGTGACCACTGTCCTCCCGGCAGAAGTTGTGGTTTCAGGAGACCAGTTGGTAGATGAGGAGCCGCCGAGAGTTCCTGGCGTGTACCCGTCATACTCAGTAGAAGAACTTGAAACTCTTCAACAGAGTGACAATGCACTCTCTGTGTGCAGACGTTATCTCAGGTGTGAATGGAAGTCCGAGGATGAAATCAAACAAgagaatgcagaaataaagtcCTGGTTGAAGGAGCGAGCTAGCATTATAGAATACAAGGGAGTCCTGTATAGGCAACCACCAGAATCAAAACATCCTCAAAGAAGACAGCTTCTTGTACCAAAGAGtctccaagaaaagatgatagAAATGGCCCACGACCAATGGGGCCACCAAGGCATCAATAGAACTTTAGCAATCCTGCGGGAAAGATGCTTTTGGCCGGGTATGTGCAATGATGTGAGAGGACACATCAGGAAGTTTTTTCCCTGTGTTGCATCCAAGACTCCAACGCCAGCTATACGGACCCCAAGACGGCATCTGTTGGCATTCAGACCCCTCGAGTTGATCGCGATCGACTTCCTCAAGCTTGACAAAGGCCAAGGTGGATATGAGGATGTCTTAGTAATCACAGACGCCTTCACCAAATTTGCTCAAGCCATTCCTTGCAAGAACCAAACTGCCGCAGTAGTAGCACATGCTTTGATTGATGGTTGGATCGTTCACTACGGTGCTCCACTTCGAATTCACTCAGATCAGGGGCGAAATTTCGAAAGTTTGTTGGTACGAGAGTTGT encodes:
- the LOC121428868 gene encoding uncharacterized protein LOC121428868, with the translated sequence METSSSSSSATTESMDVLSQFFRRSIGLQSILQSNLPKFRGMPHHADDMSLSEWLEEFNGVTANQNMEMSSKARLLLDHLSGPAREEIMCLSESKRQDFDEIVSRLKLCFGYQETTQTLSSQFHNRIQRDGESLCDFSRALIRTYNKMEKAATTQAQGEALSQLKNKTLSDQFVNGAREAWVRRELRRIQMMHEIDGFAKIREEALKLFQETATTQRPRVREADIEVGRAVMKDSMLVQQVVEQQKAIMTELEQLRGEVAKLKGGKPQRKRTDGRCFSCGHKGHLRRDCPNIPTGSPAHEYNYSAGNWHQENQSFPTWSTESGTMQNHGSFNRPTVFQSSSQGAASIPHQHIASQEEN